A portion of the Saccharospirillaceae bacterium genome contains these proteins:
- a CDS encoding LysR substrate-binding domain-containing protein has translation MNQPVFPSPPIQYLPAFVAAAEHNSFKLAAEQLNITPSAVSQQIKSLETRIGLTLFSRQGKELKLTQAGERFYQFAATTLTHYQKGWRGFADLYIAKHIRISMTDYVANRIVIPRLAKFVEQTGIQLDIHTSSGYQDLQATTLDAAIRFGTPPWPDHQARLLSEVDIAAVGSPSYLQQHPINSRLCWQKQTLIHARRSINDWQRVEQALGYPLNARQNLWFDSYESAIQASKNGLGLMLASFPISEMDIRSGELQTLRDKRFASEEKFYLITKPNDQKEKRYQQLYNWLKQVFSEL, from the coding sequence ATGAACCAGCCTGTCTTCCCCAGTCCGCCGATTCAGTATTTACCCGCCTTTGTTGCTGCCGCCGAACATAACAGCTTTAAGCTGGCGGCAGAGCAGCTGAACATCACACCGTCAGCGGTCAGCCAACAGATTAAAAGTCTGGAAACCCGCATCGGTTTAACCCTGTTCAGTCGTCAAGGTAAAGAATTAAAGCTGACTCAGGCCGGAGAACGTTTTTATCAGTTTGCTGCAACCACCCTGACGCATTACCAAAAGGGCTGGCGAGGCTTCGCGGATTTGTACATCGCCAAACACATTCGCATCAGCATGACGGATTATGTCGCCAACCGGATTGTGATTCCGCGCCTGGCGAAGTTTGTTGAGCAGACCGGTATTCAGCTGGATATTCACACCAGCTCGGGCTATCAGGATTTACAAGCAACCACACTGGATGCGGCTATTCGCTTTGGCACGCCACCCTGGCCTGACCATCAGGCCCGATTGCTGTCTGAAGTCGATATTGCGGCGGTTGGCTCGCCTAGCTATCTGCAGCAGCACCCAATAAATAGCCGACTGTGTTGGCAAAAACAAACGCTAATTCACGCCCGACGCAGCATCAATGACTGGCAACGGGTGGAACAAGCGCTCGGTTATCCGCTAAATGCGAGGCAGAATTTGTGGTTCGATAGTTATGAAAGTGCGATACAAGCCAGTAAAAATGGTCTGGGATTAATGCTGGCAAGCTTTCCGATTTCTGAAATGGATATTCGCAGTGGCGAGCTACAAACGCTGAGAGACAAACGTTTTGCATCAGAAGAAAAATTTTATCTGATCACTAAGCCTAACGACCAGAAAGAAAAACGATACCAGCAATTGTATAACTGGCTAAAGCAGGTTTTTTCGGAGCTTTAA